A genomic stretch from Pararhizobium sp. IMCC21322 includes:
- a CDS encoding TRAP transporter large permease, with translation MSGARQMQMWKALMFEISLVTLLLFVALLAGSVWIGLSLFATGYILLAIFKPNIPMDIFASGVVWGSMIPTPLLSLPLFILMSEVLVAAGLGRSLFSGLAPWLGRLPGGLLHVNVVGSTLFAAVSGSSAATTAIVGKVSLPELQKRGYDRKLAMGSLAGAGTLGFLIPPSIIMIIYGVVAEQSILELFIAGVIPGITLALLYMAYIALHQTLTGTQPQQEKPTAKDRLKGLRDIGPVAALIIAIMGSLYLGLASVSELAAIGVLGSIIISIAMGRFSLVSMIAAGRRAVRTSAMIGLIIIGAALLNAAFGFLGIPKAIAAQIASFGLSPFVLIAVLLIFYVILGMFLDGTSIIVMTLPITLPLVTAAGFDPVWFGIFVVVAVEISQITPPIGFNLFVIQSQTGEAIGAIAKAAAPFFLILSGFALLLAVFPELALWLPRTLK, from the coding sequence ATGAGTGGCGCAAGGCAGATGCAGATGTGGAAAGCGCTGATGTTTGAAATCTCGCTTGTCACACTCTTGCTCTTTGTTGCACTGCTGGCAGGTTCGGTCTGGATCGGCCTGTCACTGTTTGCGACCGGATACATACTTCTGGCAATCTTCAAGCCGAATATTCCAATGGATATTTTTGCCAGCGGCGTTGTTTGGGGATCGATGATCCCTACGCCATTACTATCGTTGCCACTGTTTATTCTGATGAGTGAAGTTCTGGTCGCGGCGGGTTTGGGACGATCCCTGTTTTCCGGTCTCGCGCCATGGCTCGGTCGGCTACCCGGCGGGCTTTTGCATGTAAACGTCGTCGGCTCCACCCTGTTTGCTGCTGTGTCCGGATCATCTGCTGCAACAACAGCAATCGTTGGTAAAGTCAGTCTGCCCGAATTGCAAAAACGTGGGTATGATCGAAAACTTGCCATGGGATCGCTGGCTGGTGCGGGCACACTTGGATTTCTTATCCCGCCCTCCATCATCATGATCATCTACGGTGTGGTGGCAGAACAATCCATTCTGGAATTGTTCATTGCCGGTGTTATTCCGGGCATCACGCTTGCCCTGCTTTACATGGCGTATATCGCGCTGCACCAGACCCTGACCGGAACGCAGCCCCAACAGGAAAAACCCACCGCGAAAGACCGGCTGAAGGGCCTGCGTGATATCGGCCCAGTGGCGGCGCTGATCATTGCGATTATGGGGTCACTTTACCTTGGGCTGGCCAGCGTCAGCGAACTTGCAGCCATTGGTGTTCTGGGATCCATCATCATCTCAATCGCGATGGGCCGGTTCAGTCTGGTCTCCATGATTGCGGCTGGACGGCGCGCGGTGCGCACATCAGCCATGATCGGCCTGATCATCATTGGCGCGGCTTTGTTGAACGCGGCTTTTGGATTTCTCGGCATTCCCAAGGCCATTGCGGCGCAGATTGCCAGCTTTGGCCTGTCGCCATTTGTTTTGATTGCAGTCTTGCTCATTTTCTATGTGATTTTAGGCATGTTTCTGGATGGAACATCCATCATTGTTATGACCCTGCCGATTACATTGCCCTTGGTGACAGCGGCTGGCTTTGACCCGGTTTGGTTTGGTATCTTTGTGGTGGTGGCGGTCGAAATCAGCCAGATTACACCGCCGATTGGTTTCAATTTATTTGTGATACAATCGCAGACAGGCGAAGCAATCGGCGCGATAGCCAAAGCTGCAGCACCGTTTTTTCTGATCCTGTCAGGATTTGCGTTGTTGCTGGCTGTATTTCCTGAACTGGCACTCTGGCTTCCAAGGACACTGAAATGA
- a CDS encoding TRAP transporter small permease subunit, whose amino-acid sequence MIQFLTINERLSRFAETCAVVLIFGYCALMLTEVVARSQASSLSFTWEFSQYSMSAIFALASGPAIRAGVHVRISLLSEMLPMGARKWLDVLANIVALAIVALIVSALWTKVSTSFERNILATSVTKSPLWIPQAIVLWGFAQLWLDLLARLIRRATDRPYEWRKADADVESADV is encoded by the coding sequence ATGATCCAGTTTCTAACCATCAATGAGCGCTTATCGCGCTTTGCCGAGACTTGCGCAGTTGTGCTGATTTTTGGCTATTGCGCCTTGATGCTGACTGAAGTTGTCGCGCGCAGCCAGGCCAGCAGCCTCTCCTTTACATGGGAGTTCAGCCAATATTCGATGTCAGCAATTTTTGCACTGGCCTCTGGTCCTGCCATTCGAGCCGGCGTTCATGTGCGCATTTCCCTGTTGTCGGAGATGCTCCCCATGGGCGCGCGCAAATGGCTGGATGTTCTGGCAAACATCGTGGCACTTGCCATTGTTGCCCTTATCGTATCCGCGCTCTGGACCAAGGTTTCAACGTCGTTTGAACGAAATATCCTTGCCACATCAGTTACAAAAAGCCCGCTTTGGATTCCACAGGCAATTGTGCTTTGGGGCTTCGCGCAGCTTTGGCTGGATTTGCTGGCCCGGTTGATCCGCCGTGCAACGGATCGCCCCTATGAGTGGCGCAAGGCAGATGCAGATGTGGAAAGCGCTGATGTTTGA
- a CDS encoding hydantoinase B/oxoprolinase family protein gives MTGQLDIVAQNVLWNRLISVCEEQANALMRAAFGAIVREAGDLSAGVFDANGDMLAQAVTGTPGHVNTMAASVRAMLEIVPSDSLVQGDALVTNDPWLGAGHVFDFVVVTPAFLDGKIIGYLASTSHIVDVGGRGWSAESSSVFEEGVIIPVMHLRRGNSLNEDMLRIVTTNSRVPHEARGDILSLLTCNDTGATRLLDLMREYQLTDLKEVSKFIFEHSAIGTRKALSRAPQGIYESVMQLDGYDAPIELRARMTIGDGRIDVDLTGSSKAVNRGINCPLNYSAAYAAFGIRALLAPDIPNNQASLNAIGVTAQPGLVVSAERPSPVTARHVIGQALPDLMLGCLEQALPGEVLAESSGALWTLSLSGAGTTQFTSLNVALGGMGARPTLDGLSTTAFPSGVGAVPIEAAEVAAPLIYHSKEFAPDTGGAGTYRGGLAQRIEVSSRIGEPLSMSAAAFERLTSGPAGRQGGGNGTEGRVSISDGTVIKDKGIYEIPAGERLILQTPGGGGFADPAKRDRAAVKQDLSHGLITADAAKTIYKLDETQS, from the coding sequence ATGACAGGACAATTGGATATTGTGGCTCAGAACGTCCTGTGGAACCGCCTGATTTCGGTTTGCGAAGAACAGGCCAATGCCCTGATGCGGGCAGCGTTTGGTGCCATCGTGCGTGAAGCAGGCGATTTGTCAGCCGGTGTGTTTGATGCCAATGGCGATATGCTTGCACAGGCTGTGACCGGAACGCCGGGCCACGTAAACACGATGGCCGCTTCCGTGCGCGCCATGCTGGAAATTGTGCCCTCTGACAGTCTGGTCCAGGGGGATGCCCTCGTCACCAATGATCCCTGGTTGGGTGCCGGGCATGTGTTTGATTTTGTCGTGGTTACGCCCGCGTTTCTGGATGGGAAAATCATCGGCTATCTGGCGTCAACCAGCCATATCGTGGATGTTGGCGGGCGCGGCTGGTCGGCGGAATCTTCTTCAGTGTTTGAAGAGGGTGTCATCATCCCCGTTATGCATCTGCGGCGCGGCAATTCCCTCAATGAAGATATGTTGCGGATTGTCACCACCAATTCGCGTGTGCCGCACGAAGCGCGGGGCGATATCCTGTCCCTTCTGACCTGCAATGATACGGGCGCTACCCGTTTGCTGGACCTGATGCGTGAATATCAGCTCACCGATCTGAAAGAGGTTTCAAAGTTCATTTTTGAACATTCTGCGATAGGCACCAGAAAAGCATTGAGCCGCGCTCCGCAGGGCATTTATGAAAGTGTCATGCAGCTGGACGGCTACGATGCGCCGATTGAATTGCGCGCAAGAATGACCATTGGTGATGGCCGAATTGATGTAGATCTCACTGGTTCTTCCAAGGCTGTGAATCGCGGCATCAATTGCCCGCTGAACTACAGTGCCGCTTACGCTGCCTTTGGCATCCGCGCGCTGCTTGCCCCTGACATTCCAAACAATCAGGCCTCACTAAATGCAATCGGTGTGACGGCTCAACCCGGCCTTGTTGTCAGCGCAGAGCGCCCAAGCCCGGTGACCGCGCGACATGTGATTGGTCAGGCATTGCCAGACCTGATGCTTGGCTGTCTGGAACAGGCATTGCCCGGTGAAGTGCTGGCAGAAAGCTCGGGCGCGCTTTGGACATTATCATTGTCGGGCGCAGGAACCACCCAGTTCACATCGCTCAATGTGGCGCTGGGCGGGATGGGCGCAAGGCCCACTCTGGATGGTCTGTCCACAACCGCATTTCCCTCCGGCGTTGGTGCAGTGCCGATTGAAGCTGCTGAGGTCGCGGCCCCCTTGATTTATCATTCAAAAGAGTTTGCACCTGATACCGGCGGCGCTGGTACCTATCGCGGAGGACTTGCCCAACGCATTGAGGTGAGTTCGCGCATCGGGGAGCCGCTCAGCATGTCTGCTGCTGCCTTTGAACGCCTGACCTCCGGCCCGGCAGGACGCCAGGGCGGCGGGAATGGCACAGAAGGACGCGTGTCGATATCTGATGGCACAGTGATTAAGGACAAAGGCATTTACGAAATTCCGGCAGGAGAGCGGTTGATCCTTCAAACGCCGGGTGGTGGCGGGTTTGCAGACCCTGCCAAACGTGACAGGGCTGCGGTAAAGCAGGATTTGTCTCATGGTTTGATAACGGCTGATGCAGCCAAAACCATTTATAAATTGGATGAAACTCAGTCGTAA
- a CDS encoding TRAP transporter substrate-binding protein yields MTFMKTVLAASTAIALSASSVWAETKWDLSTAWGANNFHAQSAMAFADAVREETNGSVDITVHLSGEIGVKITEKLSSVENGVIQMADMLLFLQAGEAPFLGIDTLPYLIQGQDEMKVWLEVAGPKYDEIFASKNQKALYYVPWPSPGIYTKQAVVSADDMAGQRIRAFNATSFTFLEKMGAAPVELPFGELAAAVAAGTVDGAATSTSTGANSKLYQFTEHFNPLNWSMSPDAVTVNLDAWNALSDEEREIIQGIADRMEADFWAASAAEDTSKTTVLTENGMTVSMADDSLKAKMAEAGKSMWADFFKTVPEAEAIVDVYSAKVGK; encoded by the coding sequence ATGACTTTCATGAAAACAGTTCTGGCGGCCTCAACGGCCATCGCACTCAGCGCTTCAAGCGTATGGGCGGAAACAAAATGGGACCTGAGCACGGCATGGGGCGCCAATAATTTCCATGCACAAAGTGCTATGGCGTTTGCAGATGCCGTGCGTGAGGAAACCAACGGGTCGGTCGACATTACCGTTCATCTGTCAGGTGAAATCGGTGTGAAGATCACCGAAAAACTGTCATCTGTTGAAAATGGCGTGATCCAGATGGCAGACATGCTGCTGTTCCTGCAAGCTGGCGAAGCACCGTTTTTGGGCATCGATACTCTGCCATATCTCATACAGGGACAGGATGAGATGAAAGTCTGGCTTGAAGTGGCGGGTCCGAAATATGATGAAATCTTCGCCTCGAAGAACCAGAAAGCGCTTTACTATGTGCCTTGGCCTTCGCCCGGCATTTACACCAAACAAGCTGTTGTAAGTGCAGATGATATGGCCGGCCAACGCATTCGCGCCTTCAATGCAACGTCGTTCACATTCCTGGAAAAAATGGGCGCGGCACCGGTTGAGCTTCCCTTTGGCGAATTGGCTGCAGCGGTTGCTGCCGGAACTGTTGACGGGGCAGCAACGTCTACATCGACTGGTGCGAATTCAAAACTGTACCAATTCACAGAGCACTTCAATCCGCTCAACTGGTCCATGTCGCCGGATGCTGTGACTGTCAATCTTGATGCCTGGAATGCGCTAAGCGATGAAGAACGCGAGATCATTCAAGGCATAGCCGACAGAATGGAAGCTGATTTCTGGGCGGCCTCTGCTGCAGAAGACACCAGCAAAACAACCGTTCTGACGGAGAACGGCATGACCGTATCAATGGCTGATGACAGTCTGAAGGCCAAAATGGCTGAAGCTGGCAAATCCATGTGGGCAGACTTCTTCAAGACGGTGCCTGAGGCTGAAGCTATTGTTGACGTCTATTCTGCTAAAGTCGGCAAATAG
- a CDS encoding SDR family NAD(P)-dependent oxidoreductase: MTYLVTGVAGFIGFHVARQLLQRGERVIGFDNLNDYYAVALKKARLEALKPHHNSFQFVDCDIADAAAIRSAVAGENITKIVHLAAQAGVRYSIDHPEPYAATNLTGHLNMLELARHTDTLERMVYASSSSVYGGNTKLPFSEDDPVEKPVSLYAATKRADELMSISYSHLYELPLVGLRFFTVYGPWGRPDMALWKFAKAIMENRPIPVFNHGKMQRDFTYIDDIVAGVLATADDVPKVSSDAGHRLYNIGNNQPEELMHLIECLERELGQQAVKDMLPMQPGDVHATYADITRISDDYGFAPTTSLDLGIAKFVRWFKDTNAVRY, translated from the coding sequence ATGACATATCTTGTGACCGGCGTTGCCGGCTTTATCGGCTTTCACGTAGCGCGGCAATTGCTGCAGCGGGGTGAGCGGGTTATTGGCTTTGACAACCTCAATGATTATTACGCGGTTGCGCTCAAGAAGGCGCGCCTTGAGGCGCTGAAGCCACACCATAATTCATTTCAGTTTGTTGATTGCGATATTGCCGACGCGGCAGCAATCCGCTCAGCGGTCGCTGGCGAAAACATCACAAAAATTGTGCACCTGGCAGCCCAGGCTGGCGTGCGATATTCGATTGATCACCCGGAACCTTATGCGGCGACCAATCTGACCGGGCATTTGAATATGCTTGAGCTGGCACGTCATACCGACACGCTGGAGCGCATGGTCTATGCCTCTTCCAGTTCCGTTTATGGCGGCAACACGAAACTGCCTTTTTCGGAAGATGACCCGGTTGAAAAGCCAGTGTCTCTTTATGCAGCCACCAAACGGGCTGACGAATTGATGAGCATTTCCTACAGCCATCTTTATGAATTGCCGCTGGTGGGGCTCAGGTTCTTTACAGTTTATGGCCCATGGGGTCGGCCCGATATGGCGCTTTGGAAATTTGCCAAGGCGATTATGGAAAACCGCCCGATCCCGGTTTTCAACCACGGCAAAATGCAGCGGGACTTTACCTATATTGACGACATTGTTGCGGGCGTTCTGGCGACCGCCGACGATGTGCCAAAAGTGTCTTCAGATGCAGGCCACCGGCTCTACAATATTGGCAATAATCAGCCGGAAGAGCTGATGCATCTGATCGAATGTCTTGAGCGTGAGCTTGGCCAGCAGGCGGTCAAGGATATGCTGCCCATGCAGCCGGGTGATGTGCACGCAACATATGCGGATATTACGCGCATATCGGATGATTACGGCTTCGCCCCCACAACCAGTCTGGATTTGGGTATTGCTAAATTCGTGCGCTGGTTCAAAGACACCAACGCTGTGCGATATTAG
- a CDS encoding hydantoinase/oxoprolinase family protein, whose protein sequence is MLRFAIDIGGTFTDVVAETLAGLFSVKVLTTPQSPELGALDGVGCLLDELNLTYSDITTVIHGTTLATNALIERRGAKTAFVTTAGFRDVLEMRYEKRFDQYALDIQMPEPLVPRPLRLGLNERILADGSVLAAPQDGEIEQLAARLIAEKIEAVAVGFLHSYRNASHENHVSERLRALLGDDVTICQSAEVAGEIREYERFSTVCANAYVRPVMARYLQQLQTQLQNRGFDGSLLMMLSGGGLTTLEQAVRFPIRLLESGPAGGVALAAHVAREVGSDKTLSLDIGGTTAKICFIEKGLPKTTRKFEVARAWRDVKGSGLPVRIPTVELVEIGAGGGSIATIDALGRLKVGPKSAGSDPGPAAYNRGGTEATITDSHLTVGNISANGFAGGMIELAPERAPAAIAEHVQQPMGLDKVEPAAAGIIELADETMANAARVHGIELGLDVASFDLLVSGGGGALHAARIAEKLGIRRVIVPQNAGVGSAVGFLRSPVAFESAISVISTLDAIDSEALTERVHQQIAYVRNIVADAVRSERITTAIQAEMRYQGQGLELFIELSDDEDFAASLAQLEAVFVERYKALVGFDLKNIPIELVSISVSAREALQPTSATDQQTVTTQDAQTRDIYDLSAKEHLNYAVMDRSALNGSLTDGPAVISEPQTTTLVRPGWTVHRSDIGHLVLERSAS, encoded by the coding sequence ATGCTTCGTTTCGCGATAGACATTGGTGGTACGTTTACAGACGTGGTGGCGGAAACGCTGGCCGGGCTGTTTTCTGTAAAGGTTTTGACCACGCCGCAATCACCTGAATTGGGTGCATTGGACGGTGTTGGCTGCCTTCTGGACGAGTTGAACCTTACCTATAGCGATATCACCACAGTCATTCACGGGACGACACTTGCGACCAATGCGCTGATTGAACGCCGAGGTGCCAAAACCGCTTTTGTGACCACGGCTGGTTTCCGCGATGTGCTGGAAATGCGTTACGAAAAGCGGTTCGATCAATACGCACTGGATATCCAGATGCCGGAGCCATTGGTGCCACGGCCCCTGCGCCTTGGCTTGAACGAGCGCATTCTTGCAGACGGTTCAGTGCTCGCGGCACCGCAGGACGGTGAAATCGAACAATTGGCTGCGCGCTTAATCGCAGAAAAAATTGAGGCCGTCGCGGTCGGGTTTCTTCATTCCTATCGCAACGCCTCTCATGAAAACCATGTGTCCGAACGCCTGCGCGCCTTGCTCGGCGACGATGTCACGATCTGTCAAAGTGCTGAAGTGGCTGGTGAAATTCGCGAATATGAGCGTTTCTCCACCGTCTGCGCCAATGCATATGTGCGGCCTGTCATGGCGCGCTATCTGCAACAATTGCAAACACAGCTGCAAAATCGCGGATTTGACGGCTCGCTGCTTATGATGCTGTCAGGCGGCGGGCTGACAACGCTTGAACAGGCTGTTCGATTTCCCATCCGGCTGCTTGAAAGCGGACCTGCCGGAGGGGTTGCATTGGCAGCCCATGTGGCACGTGAAGTCGGGTCAGATAAAACCCTGTCCCTCGACATTGGTGGAACAACCGCAAAAATCTGCTTCATTGAAAAGGGCCTGCCAAAAACCACACGCAAGTTTGAAGTTGCCCGCGCCTGGCGGGATGTAAAAGGCAGCGGATTGCCCGTGCGCATTCCCACCGTGGAACTGGTGGAAATCGGTGCAGGCGGTGGCTCCATCGCCACCATCGATGCGTTAGGACGATTGAAAGTCGGTCCGAAAAGCGCAGGCTCCGACCCGGGACCCGCGGCCTATAATCGCGGAGGCACAGAGGCCACGATCACCGACAGCCATTTGACGGTTGGGAATATCTCAGCCAATGGATTTGCTGGTGGCATGATTGAACTGGCGCCCGAACGCGCACCGGCCGCCATTGCGGAACACGTGCAGCAGCCCATGGGTCTGGACAAGGTTGAACCCGCGGCTGCCGGAATTATTGAACTTGCTGACGAAACTATGGCCAATGCTGCGCGCGTCCACGGCATTGAACTGGGATTGGACGTTGCCAGCTTTGATCTTCTGGTATCCGGCGGTGGTGGCGCGTTGCACGCAGCGCGTATTGCGGAAAAGCTTGGCATTCGCCGCGTTATTGTTCCTCAAAATGCGGGCGTAGGTTCCGCTGTTGGTTTTCTGCGCTCTCCCGTGGCGTTTGAAAGCGCCATCTCAGTCATAAGCACACTGGATGCCATCGACTCAGAAGCGCTGACAGAACGTGTCCATCAACAGATCGCCTATGTCAGGAATATTGTCGCAGACGCCGTTCGCTCAGAGCGCATTACAACTGCGATACAGGCTGAAATGCGCTATCAGGGACAGGGGCTGGAACTCTTTATCGAACTGTCGGACGACGAAGACTTTGCAGCAAGCCTGGCTCAATTGGAGGCGGTTTTTGTGGAACGCTACAAAGCCCTTGTTGGCTTCGATCTCAAAAACATTCCCATTGAACTGGTATCGATCAGTGTCAGCGCGCGCGAGGCCCTACAACCGACCAGCGCCACTGATCAGCAAACCGTAACGACACAAGACGCGCAGACACGCGATATCTACGACCTCAGTGCCAAAGAACATCTCAATTATGCTGTCATGGATCGATCAGCATTGAATGGCAGCCTTACTGATGGTCCAGCCGTCATCAGCGAGCCGCAAACAACCACGCTGGTGCGTCCGGGTTGGACTGTGCATCGCTCTGACATCGGACATCTGGTTCTTGAGCGGAGCGCATCATGA
- a CDS encoding GntR family transcriptional regulator translates to MTALYQQVSRDILDQVQSGVLQIGDKFPPEEQYAEELGISRSTLRLAFAELERVGVLKRRKRAGTQIVADRPKPKFTMSTTGIYELLSLGRDTELTVTGTRTVRTADIPLLDGNDSETGHWLEVSGTRSLAGETRPFNVNHVYVPARYAGIEPLLGETETSVFNAIEVNFGVSVGRVSQAAKAISCSPAEAKILGLSSGAPVLQIVAQLYERNGGLMEVSIATFDPDRFQVRTDVEIE, encoded by the coding sequence ATGACCGCGCTGTATCAACAGGTCTCCCGGGATATTCTGGATCAGGTGCAGTCCGGCGTCTTGCAGATTGGCGATAAATTTCCACCCGAAGAACAATATGCCGAAGAGCTTGGCATCAGCCGATCAACGCTGCGTCTTGCCTTTGCCGAATTGGAACGTGTCGGCGTTCTGAAACGACGAAAACGGGCTGGAACGCAAATCGTTGCAGATCGGCCCAAACCCAAATTCACCATGAGCACAACCGGCATTTACGAGCTGTTGAGCCTTGGGCGCGACACTGAGCTGACGGTCACCGGCACGCGCACTGTCCGGACCGCAGATATCCCGCTACTGGATGGCAACGACAGTGAAACAGGGCATTGGCTTGAGGTATCCGGCACCAGATCACTGGCAGGCGAAACAAGGCCATTTAACGTCAATCATGTTTATGTCCCAGCGCGATATGCCGGAATTGAGCCCCTGCTTGGCGAGACGGAAACGTCGGTCTTTAACGCCATCGAGGTGAATTTCGGTGTTTCCGTCGGGCGTGTCAGCCAAGCGGCCAAGGCAATTTCATGTTCTCCCGCCGAAGCGAAGATTTTGGGGTTAAGCAGTGGTGCACCGGTTCTGCAAATCGTCGCGCAACTTTACGAGCGCAATGGGGGCCTTATGGAAGTTTCCATAGCGACGTTTGACCCGGATAGATTTCAGGTGCGCACAGACGTTGAAATCGAATAG
- a CDS encoding alpha/beta-hydrolase family protein gives MGKKLLQSFSVLGTLFGLLFLCGSLTPSLLPRVPAVQGVLSGVALAVGYGVGKGVYFGWWLLEFKEISGPFKRISIWISTIALGLLTVFTFSRSVVWQNSVRQKMEMPDVESAYVWMVAGIALAVALLLILIVRGILRLVKLAIALLMRLVPRRTAIGLGSIIAVLLVFSLVNSFVVQRALLAADTLFATLDGVVSDGVEAPTHGFASGGPNSLVDWEDIGTNGKDFLVDGPGQAEIAAFTGREAWEPIRVYAGYSSGDNSEERAAIALQDLIKMGGFDRSVLIVATPTGTGWLDPAAIRPIAYLHGGDLAIVSTQYTYVPSWLSIMVEPDRSRLAARALFNEVFTYWTALPEDNRPKLYLFGLSLGALGSEAAADLMTLFSDPIDGALWSGPPFASTIWPQLVAGRNENSPAQLPEFRDGSLVRFMNQDKIATPAGASWGPMRLLYLQYASDPMVFFSTDLALQRPDWLGEDRGADLSEYFNWYPLVTFLQVGFDVPMATSTPSGYGHTYDALDYIKGWIEVTQPKNWTQADTERLNALFTDFSASPI, from the coding sequence ATGGGCAAAAAACTCCTGCAGTCTTTTTCGGTTCTGGGCACATTATTCGGATTGTTGTTTCTGTGTGGCTCTTTAACTCCGTCACTGCTGCCGCGTGTACCGGCGGTTCAGGGCGTTCTGAGTGGCGTTGCTCTTGCTGTGGGATATGGGGTTGGCAAAGGCGTTTACTTCGGTTGGTGGCTGTTGGAATTCAAGGAAATTTCCGGCCCGTTTAAGCGAATTTCAATCTGGATTTCGACAATCGCTTTGGGCTTGCTGACAGTTTTTACCTTTAGTCGAAGCGTTGTTTGGCAGAATTCAGTCCGTCAAAAAATGGAAATGCCCGACGTCGAAAGCGCCTATGTCTGGATGGTGGCCGGCATTGCGCTGGCTGTAGCTTTGTTGTTGATCCTGATCGTGCGCGGAATTCTGCGTCTGGTGAAATTGGCCATTGCGTTGCTGATGCGCCTGGTGCCGCGCCGCACAGCCATTGGCCTTGGATCAATCATTGCCGTGTTACTTGTTTTCTCGCTGGTGAACAGTTTTGTTGTCCAGCGCGCCTTGCTGGCCGCGGACACACTGTTTGCCACCCTGGACGGTGTTGTCAGCGACGGTGTCGAGGCACCCACACATGGTTTTGCCTCAGGCGGTCCCAATTCACTTGTCGATTGGGAGGACATTGGGACCAACGGCAAAGACTTTCTGGTTGACGGACCGGGTCAGGCCGAAATTGCCGCATTTACAGGCCGTGAGGCATGGGAACCCATCCGTGTTTATGCGGGCTACAGTTCAGGGGACAATTCTGAAGAACGCGCGGCAATTGCCTTGCAGGATCTAATTAAAATGGGCGGTTTTGATCGTTCCGTGCTGATTGTCGCCACACCAACCGGCACCGGTTGGCTTGATCCGGCTGCGATCCGGCCAATCGCTTATCTGCATGGTGGCGATTTGGCCATTGTATCAACTCAATACACCTATGTCCCCAGTTGGCTGTCCATCATGGTCGAGCCCGATAGATCGCGCCTCGCGGCGCGTGCACTTTTCAATGAGGTTTTTACCTATTGGACCGCTCTTCCTGAAGACAACCGACCAAAACTCTACCTCTTCGGCCTCAGCCTTGGGGCACTGGGATCGGAGGCTGCTGCTGATTTAATGACTTTGTTTTCAGACCCGATTGATGGTGCGTTGTGGAGCGGCCCGCCTTTTGCCAGCACAATCTGGCCCCAACTTGTTGCTGGCAGAAACGAGAACAGCCCGGCGCAACTGCCCGAGTTCAGAGATGGCAGTCTGGTCCGCTTCATGAATCAGGACAAAATCGCCACACCGGCTGGTGCAAGCTGGGGCCCGATGCGCCTGTTGTATTTGCAGTATGCCAGCGATCCAATGGTGTTTTTCTCAACCGACCTTGCGCTGCAACGCCCGGACTGGCTGGGAGAAGACCGCGGTGCTGATCTGTCGGAATATTTCAACTGGTATCCGCTGGTGACATTTCTGCAGGTCGGGTTTGATGTGCCAATGGCAACCTCGACACCTTCGGGATATGGTCATACCTATGACGCGCTTGACTACATTAAAGGGTGGATCGAAGTCACTCAGCCAAAAAACTGGACGCAAGCTGATACGGAACGGTTGAACGCGCTGTTCACGGACTTTTCCGCTTCACCAATTTAA